The Toxorhynchites rutilus septentrionalis strain SRP chromosome 3, ASM2978413v1, whole genome shotgun sequence genome includes a region encoding these proteins:
- the LOC129774134 gene encoding uncharacterized protein LOC129774134: MNGKAIPEGFNSTLLGVTIDRNLNFKLNAKLVKKKIADHLNVLKAIKGRLKGSPRDSLLNIFKSWIIPRLVYGIILASKADKYFKMLESAYNSGIRIITGAFYSSPIKSLLAEIGEPPFEMVCVQRMIHALVRWEECPANLSLDTPDGVRARQKYQTLTVEILPRPLRLSRCSPRAWDAVPPTISWRVKRFVRAGDNPQKVQAVVNEALRTDFANKRIVYTDGSVTDDASAIGVLDCNAKTSMRVPNKFSIFSCEALTIKLALESVTNADSVVVCSDSASVLKAVEGDTIKHPIIQEIEEQLRGSSAILCWIPGHTGIPGNEEADRLANEGRRGSITSMGIPGKDLIRRANNSILLTWEAEWNRERDLQFRRIKASTGKWRDRANTYEQRILSRLRIGHTWLTHNSLAKKEEPPTCCGTRLMVGHILTESMRTADLRRRYGLTGGLDVVLQNDTRKERDTLDFLKEANLIQYI, from the coding sequence ATGAATGGGAAAGCTATCCCAGAGGGATTCAACTCTACACTCCTCGGAGTCACGATTGATAGAAACTTGAATTTCAAGCTAAATGCAAAACTGGTCAAGAAAAAGATCGCGGATCACCTGAACGTTCTAAAAGCGATTAAAGGAAGGCTGAAAGGCAGCCCACGGGACTCCctattgaatattttcaaaagcTGGATAATCCCACGACTAGTGTACGGTATCATCCTCGCTAGTAAAGcggataaatattttaaaatgttgGAATCAGCCTATAACAGCGGAATTCGCATAATCACGGGTGCGTTTTATAGTAGTCCTATTAAGAGTCTACTTGCTGAGATAGGGGAACCACCTTTCGAGATGGTATGTGTGCAGAGGATGATCCATGCACTAGTCAGGTGGGAGGAGTGCCCAGCCAACCTATCGCTTGATACCCCAGACGGGGTTAGGGCCAGGCAAAAATATCAAACCCTAACGGTGGAGATACTGCCTCGCCCCCTGCGGTTAAGTCGATGCTCTCCTAGAGCCTGGGATGCCGTTCCTCCAACCATCAGCTGGAGGGTAAAACGGTTCGTTAGGGCTGGGGATAACCCCCAGAAGGTGCAAGCGGTGGTGAACGAGGCCCTACGTACTGACTTTGCTAACAAACGCATTGTCTATACTGACGGGTCCGTCACTGATGACGCATCAGCCATTGGGGTACTCGACTGTAATGCTAAGACTAGCATGAGAGTCCCCAATAAGTTTAGCATCTTCTCGTGTGAAGCTCTCACCATTAAGTTGGCATTAGAGAGCGTCACCAATGCTGATAGCGTCGTTGTTTGTTCGGATTCGGCGAGCGTCCTCAAAGCTGTAGAGGGTGATACTATCAAACACCCCATTATTCAAGAAATTGAAGAGCAGCTGAGAGGAAGTAGTGCGATCCTATGTTGGATTCCGGGTCACACCGGGATCCCGGGGAACGAGGAAGCCGATCGGCTTGCTAACGAAGGGCGGAGAGGCTCCATTACCAGTATGGGTATACCTGGTAAGGACCTCATTAGAAGGGCGAACAATTCCATTCTCCTCACTTGGGAGGCTGAATGGAATCGTGAAAGGGACCTGCAGTTTCGTAGAATTAAAGCATCAACCGGCAAATGGAgggaccgagccaacacgtatgAACAGCGAATTCTCTCGCGTCTTCGCATCGGGCATACGTGGTTGACTCATAACTCCCTAGCAAAGAAAGAAGAGCCCCCTACCTGTTGCGGCACCCGCCTGATGGTGGGGCATATTCTAACGGAATCCATGCGAACTGCGGACCTTCGTAGGAGGTACGGCTTAACCGGTGGCCTAGATGTCGTTTTGCAGAACGACACACGGAAAGAAAGAGATACTCTGGATTTCCTTAAAGAGGCTAACCTGATTCAGTACATTTGA